The proteins below come from a single Mustela nigripes isolate SB6536 chromosome 14, MUSNIG.SB6536, whole genome shotgun sequence genomic window:
- the GJB4 gene encoding gap junction beta-4 protein has protein sequence MNWASLQGLLSGVNKYSTALGRIWLSVVFIFRVLVYVVAAEEVWDDEQKDFVCNTKQPGCPNVCYDEFFPVSHVRLWALQLILVTCPSLLVVMHVAYRQERERRHRLKHGPNAPSLYDNPSKKRGGLWWTYLLSLLFKAAVDAGFLYLFHRLYEDYDMPRVVACSESPCPHTVDCYISRPTEKKVFTYFMVATAVICILLNLSEVTYLVGKRCLETFSPRSKRSRHRDHLPDTCPPYILSQGEHPQDGNSVLMKAGSATMEAGGFP, from the coding sequence ATGAACTGGGCGTCCCTGCAGGGCCTCCTGAGCGGGGTCAACAAGTACTCCACGGCGCTGGGCCGCATCTGGCTGTCGGTGGTGTTCATCTTCCGCGTGCTGGTGTACGTGGTGGCGGCCGAGGAGGTGTGGGACGACGAGCAGAAGGACTTCGTCTGCAATACCAAGCAGCCGGGCTGCCCCAACGTCTGCTACGACGAGTTCTTCCCCGTGTCCCACGTGCGCCTCTGGGCCCTGCAGCTCATCCTGGTCACCTGCCCCTCGCTGCTCGTGGTCATGCACGTGGCCTACCGCCAGGAGCGTGAGCGCCGCCACCGCCTGAAGCACGGGCCCAACGCCCCGTCCCTGTACGACAACCCAAGCAAGAAGCGGGGTGGGCTCTGGTGGACCTACCTGCTGAGTCTCCTCTTCAAGGCGGCCGTCGACGCCGGGTTCCTCTACCTCTTCCACCGCCTCTATGAGGATTACGACATGCCGCGCGTGGTGGCCTGCTCTGAGTCCCCTTGCCCCCACACGGTGGACTGCTACATCTCCCGGCCCACCGAGAAGAAGGTCTTCACCTACTTCATGGTGGCCACCGCTGTCATCTGCATCCTGCTTAACCTCAGTGAGGTCACTTACCTGGTGGGCAAGAGGTGCCTGGAGACCTTCAGCCCAAGGAGCAAGCGGTCTCGGCACCGGGATCACCTGCCTGACACCTGCCCCCCGTACATCCTCTCCCAGGGAGAGCACCCCCAAGATGGGAACTCTGTCCTAATGAAGGCTGGGTCAGCCACAATGGAGGCAGGTGGGTTTCCATGA